CCCATAGGCAAGACCATAGACATACTCGCGATCTTCGCCACCCTGTTCGGCTCGGCGACCTCGCTCGGGCTCGGCGCCCTGCAGATAAACCAGGGCCTGAACGCCGTGTTCGGGATCGGCGGTCGGGAGGCCGTGGGGCTCGCGATCGTGGTTATCGCCGTGCTTACGCTCGCTTTTGTCCTTTCGGCGATCAGCGGCGTGCACCGGGGCATCCAGTGGATCGCCAACACCAACATGGTGCTCGCCGTGTTCCTTCTCCTTTTCGTGTTCTTGCTGGGGCCGACGGTGTTCATCCTCAACACCTTCACCGAGTCGATCGGCGCCTACCTTTCCAACATCATCCCGATGAGCTTCAGGACCGCCTCCTACGGCGACTCCGACTTTGTCTCCGGCTGGACGATCTTCTACTGGGCGTGGTGGATAAGCTGGGCGCCGTTTGTTGGCGTGTTTATCGCTCGCATCTCCCGCGGCCGCACCATCCGGGAGTTCGTCATCGGCGTCGTCCTGGCCCCTAGCGCGGTCAGCTTCGTGTGGTTCGCCATCCTCGGCGGCTCGGCCATAGACCTGCAACTCGCAGGGACGGCTAACATCGCGGACATCGCCGCGAACAACCAGCCGGCGGCGCTCTTCTCCACCCTCGAGCAGTTCCCCTTGTTCGGGCTCATGGCCCTGATCACGATAATCCTGGTGGCGCTGTTCTTTGTTAGCGGGGCCGACGCGGCCTCCGTGGTGATGGGCATGCTCTCCACCGGCGGCAACCTGAGCCCGAGGCCGTGGACCCTCATCGTGTGGGGGACGTTCACCGGGCTCGCGGCGGCGATCTGCCTGCTGGCCGGGGCGATCCAGGGCTCGGTGGACGCGGCCCTCCTCGCCCTCCAGTCCGTCGCGATAGCCTCCGCGGCGCCGTTCGTGCTGATCCTGATCGGCCTGTGCTTCTCCATCCTGAAGGCGCTGCGTGCCGAGGGGACGGCGGGCACGCTCCCGGAGCAGCCT
This DNA window, taken from Azospirillaceae bacterium, encodes the following:
- a CDS encoding BCCT family transporter gives rise to the protein AAFVAWGILATESLAAVFDAVLWSFLVPNFGWVFILSSFGFLAFAVYLAFSRYGKVRLGAQDERPEFSTVSWVAMMFSAGMGIGLMFFGVAEPLSHMGAPPFGLADPNTKGAAQVAMQYTYFHWAFHPWAIYAIMGLALAYFTFRKGMPNLISTAFYPLLGDRVYGPIGKTIDILAIFATLFGSATSLGLGALQINQGLNAVFGIGGREAVGLAIVVIAVLTLAFVLSAISGVHRGIQWIANTNMVLAVFLLLFVFLLGPTVFILNTFTESIGAYLSNIIPMSFRTASYGDSDFVSGWTIFYWAWWISWAPFVGVFIARISRGRTIREFVIGVVLAPSAVSFVWFAILGGSAIDLQLAGTANIADIAANNQPAALFSTLEQFPLFGLMALITIILVALFFVSGADAASVVMGMLSTGGNLSPRPWTLIVWGTFTGLAAAICLLAGAIQGSVDAALLALQSVAIASAAPFVLILIGLCFSILKALRAEGTAGTLPEQPVAPEPGRAMSRPSGAPAPQRMAGENPQEGGRGRA